Proteins from one Triticum aestivum cultivar Chinese Spring chromosome 7A, IWGSC CS RefSeq v2.1, whole genome shotgun sequence genomic window:
- the LOC123148981 gene encoding peroxidase 3, producing the protein MAAAPLVLAVLVVTVGVAAAMAEGGKLRQGYYEQSCPRAEQIVKHYVERHIPHAPSVAATLIRTHFHDCFVRGCDASVLLNATGGGEAEKDATPNLTLRGFAFLDRVKALLEQECPGVVSCADILALASRDAVGVIGGPFWRVPTGRRDGRVSIKQEALDQIPAPTMNFTDLLTSFRAKGLDLADLVWLSGAHTIGISHCNSFTERLYNFTGRGGPEDADPSLDAEYAANLRRTKCTTPTDNTTIVEMDPGSFLTFDTSYYRGLLKRRGLFQSDAALITDAAARADVESVAKGPSEVFFQVFARSMVRMGMIEVKTGGEGEIRRHCAIVNS; encoded by the exons ATGGCGGCGGCGCCGTTGGTGCTGGCGGTGCTTGTGGTGACGGTTGGCGtcgcggcggcgatggcggagggcgGGAAGCTGCGGCAGGGGTACTACGAGCAGAGCTGCCCACGGGCGGAGCAGATCGTGAAGCACTACGTGGAGCGCCACATCCCCCACGCGCCCTCCGTCGCCGCCACCCTCATCCGCACccacttccacgactgcttcgtcagG GGGTGCGACGCGTCGGTGCTGCTGAACgcgaccggcggcggcgaggcggagaaggacgcGACGCCCAACCTGACGCTGCGCGGGTTCGCCTTCCTGGACCGCGTCAAGGCGCTGCTCGAGCAGGAGTGCCCCGgcgtcgtctcctgcgccgacatcctCGCGCTCGCCTCCCGCGACGCCGTCGGCGTCATC GGCGGGCCGTTCTGGCGCGTGCCGACGGGGCGGCGCGACGGCAGGGTGTCGATCAAGCAGGAGGCGCTGGACCAGATCCCGGCCCCCACCATGAACTTCACCGACCTCCTCACCTCCTTCCGCGCCAAGGGCCTCGACCTCGCCGACCTCGTCTGGCTCTCAG GGGCACACACCATCGGTATCTCGCACTGCAACTCCTTCACCGAGCGGCTATACAACTTCACCGGCCGTGGAGGACCCGAGGACGCGGACCCATCTCTTGATGCAGAGTATGCTGCCAACCTCCGCCGGACCAAGTGCACCACGCCCACGGACAACACCACCATTGTGGAGATGGACCCCGGGAGCTTCCTCACCTTTGACACTAGCTACTACCGCGGCCTCCTAAAGCGCCGGGGACTCTTCCAGTCCGACGCCGCGCTTATCACGGACGCGGCGGCAAGGGCCGACGTCGAGAGCGTGGCCAAGGGTCCGTCGGAGGTGTTCTTCCAGGTGTTCGCACGGTCCATGGTGAGGATGGGCATGATAGAAGTGAAGACCGGTGGCGAGGGGGAGATCAGACGGCATTGTGCCATTGTCAATAGCTAG